From a single Thermothielavioides terrestris NRRL 8126 chromosome 1, complete sequence genomic region:
- a CDS encoding SIR2-like protein, which produces MDSSRRAQGKNGSTNGAPATRKPSTRVKNVVDYDEKRHFAELTEEVDAQPEPVPNPGLSELEERVNDLSESWETESLFQDALEDLAEDRFFTDDPEACTPEEATNFRQMLRSVGPTVFCERTIGSGLITAKKLLTAFGIRPPAFLEGADDEAYYSLLSLALSRELSKRAKLVQYNTVDDAVELLKKSNNIIVLTGAGISTSLGIPDFRSKGTGLYSKLEHLGLNDPQEVFDINVFRQDPSIFYSVARDILPSQERFSPTHAFIALLQEKGKLLTNYSQNIDNLEAKAGIKPEKLIQCHGSFATASCVKCGHKVPGETIFPEIKAGKIPRCRRCAQGNRTTANSSGSSANGGRKRKVHRDGTEKRIRRRPGDYDSNSDSEFDHAAPVITGACGVMKPDITFFGEPLPDEFARRLTEHDRDRVDLVVVIGTSLKVAPVSEVVPFLPPHVPQIYVSRTPVSHVNFDIDLLGDCDVVVAELCRRAGWDLRHEMVPDGQVVSITPADGFSSRHVFTQVSPPVVKAEPPPAAASPEGEEEKGGKASEGDGEEGEKQKREGRRGERRRA; this is translated from the exons ATGGACTCTTCGCGTCGCGCCCAGGGCAAGAATGGCTCAACCAACGGCGCCCCGGCCACCAGGAAGCCCAGCACCCGTGTAAAGAATGTCGTGGACTACGACGAGAAGCGCCACTTTGCCGAACTCACCGAGGAGGTTGATGCTCAACCCGAGCCCGTTCCCAATCCGGGCCTGAGTGAGCTCGAGGAGCGCGTCAACGACCTTAGCGAGTCGTGGGAGACCGAGTCTCTTTTTCAGGATGCTTTGGAGGATCTGGCCGAGGACAGGTTCTTTACCGACG ACCCCGAGGCATGCACCCCTGAAGAGGCCACCAACTTCCGCCAGATGTTGCGCTCCGTTGGCCCCACCGTTTTCTGCGAGCGGACCATCGGCTCCGGCCTCATCACGGCCAAGAAGCTGCTCACTGCCTTCGGCATCCGTCCGCCCGCCTTCCTCGAGggtgccgacgacgaggcctACTACTCGCTGTTGAGCCTCGCCCTCAGCCGGGAGCTCTCCAAGCGGGCCAAGCTGGTGCAGTACAAcaccgtcgacgacgccgtcgagctcCTCAAGAAGTCCAACAACATCATCGTCctcaccggcgccggcatctcCACCTCGCTCGGCATCCCGGACTTCCGCTCCAAGGGCACCGGCCTCTACTCCAAgctcgagcacctcggcctGAACGACCCGCAAGAGGTCTTCGACATCAACGTCTTCCGCCAGGACCCCTCCATCTTCTACTCGGTCGCGCGCGACATCCTGCCCAGCCAGGAGCGCTTCTCCCCCACGCACGCCTTCATCGCCCTGCTGCAGGAGAAGGGCAAGCTCCTGACCAACTACTCGCAGAACATCGACAACCTCGAGGCCAAGGCCGGCATCAAGCCTGAAAAGCTGATTCAGTGCCACGGCTCGTTCGCGACCGCCTCCTGCGTGAAGTGTGGCCACAAGGTCCCCGGCGAGACAATCTTCCCGGAGATCAAGGCCGGCAAGAtcccgcgctgccgccgctgcgcccaGGGCAACCGCACGACCGCcaacagcagcggcagcagcgccaacgGCGGGCGCAAGCGCAAGGTGCACCGCGACGGCACCGAGAAGCGgatccggcggcggccgggcgacTACGACAGCAACTCGGACTCGGAGTTCGACCACGCGGCGCCCGTCATCACGGGCGCCTGCGGCGTCATGAAGCCCGACATCACCTTCTtcggcgagccgctgccggacgAGTTCGCGCGCCGGCTGACCGAGcacgaccgcgaccgcgtcgacctggtcgtcgtcatcggcaCCAGCCTCAAGGTCGCGCCCGTGTCCGAGGTCGTCCCCTTCCTGCCGCCCCACGTGCCGCAGATCTACGTCAGCCGCACCCCCGTCTCGCACGTCAACTTCGACATCGACCTGCTCGGCGACtgcgacgtcgtcgtcgccgagctctgccgccgcgccggctggGACCTGCGCCACGAGATGGTCCCCGACGGCCAGGTCGTCAGCATCACCCCCGCTGACGGCTTCAGCAGCCGCCATGTCTTCACCCAGGTCAGCCCGCCCGTGGTGAAGGCGgagccaccgccggcggcggcttctccagagggggaggaggagaagggcggGAAGGCTAGTGAGGGGGATGGtgaggagggggagaagCAGAAGAGGGAAGGCAGGAGGggcgagaggaggagggcgtgA